A region from the Lentimonas sp. CC4 genome encodes:
- a CDS encoding DUF502 domain-containing protein → MLRSLRNAFITGIVVILPLGVTMIVIRFLLDRIGTPTSKYFFWFLDPELRDMPIVEMGLEMLSVLVVLLLITLLGYSSRIFIGRFILNSIEHLLDRVPFINTVYRSVKQIVQTFSQQKKAVFQEVVLIEYPRKHCYVLGFLTSTAKGETQDVTGEHIVNVFVPTTPNPTSGFLLMLPEEDVTRLQMTIADGMKLIISGGAVVPNGENGEAVTINNPAEASGTE, encoded by the coding sequence ATGTTACGCTCTCTTAGAAACGCATTCATCACAGGCATCGTCGTCATTCTGCCACTCGGCGTGACGATGATCGTCATCCGATTCCTTCTCGATAGAATCGGCACACCCACTAGTAAATATTTCTTCTGGTTCCTCGACCCCGAACTGCGCGACATGCCCATCGTGGAAATGGGACTAGAGATGCTGTCCGTGCTCGTCGTCTTATTGCTGATCACCCTACTCGGTTATAGCTCACGCATTTTCATCGGCCGCTTTATTCTCAACAGCATAGAGCACCTACTCGACCGCGTCCCCTTCATCAACACCGTCTACCGCTCAGTCAAACAAATCGTCCAAACCTTCAGCCAACAAAAGAAAGCCGTCTTTCAAGAAGTCGTGTTAATCGAATATCCGCGTAAACATTGCTATGTTCTAGGCTTTCTCACCAGCACCGCAAAAGGCGAAACCCAGGACGTCACGGGCGAGCACATCGTCAACGTCTTTGTTCCCACCACGCCGAACCCAACCAGCGGCTTTCTACTCATGCTACCTGAGGAGGATGTCACACGACTGCAAATGACCATTGCCGACGGCATGAAGCTCATCATTTCAGGCGGTGCAGTCGTGCCCAACGGCGAAAATGGTGAAGCCGTGACGATCAACAATCCCGCCGAAGCCAGCGGCACCGAATGA
- the tgt gene encoding tRNA guanosine(34) transglycosylase Tgt: MFTLLKESGSARRGVLKTRHGDIQTPIFMPVGTQATVKGMTPAQIEEVGSQIILGNTYHLNIRPGSDLVKEMGGLHKFMNWKGPILTDSGGFQVFSLSKLRKITEKGIEFRSHLDGRKLFLGPKNCFEIQKNLDTDIAMVLDECPPYPCEREECEAAVARTIRWAGEFLEHATEDGFIESGHHVFGIIQGSIYDDLRQHCGRELAKMDFPGYAIGGVSVGEPEEEMIRQVAATAPVMPKEKPRYVMGVGTPPQLLKMVGLGMDMFDCVMPTRLARHASVFTPDGVLNLKNERFKHDPNPIMEADNYTCKNFSRAYLRHLVMAKELLAHTLLSIHNTHFFLDLMEQARAHIEADDYAEWSAAWIERYNAGGK, translated from the coding sequence ATGTTCACATTGCTCAAAGAATCCGGTTCGGCCCGTCGTGGTGTCCTCAAAACACGTCATGGCGACATTCAGACTCCGATTTTCATGCCGGTCGGCACACAAGCCACCGTCAAAGGGATGACGCCTGCGCAGATCGAAGAGGTCGGTTCGCAGATCATCTTGGGCAATACCTATCACCTTAATATCCGTCCTGGTTCGGATCTCGTGAAGGAGATGGGTGGGCTGCACAAGTTCATGAACTGGAAGGGGCCGATCTTGACCGACAGCGGCGGCTTTCAGGTGTTTAGCCTCTCGAAGCTTCGTAAGATCACCGAGAAGGGGATCGAGTTTCGCTCGCACTTAGACGGGCGTAAGTTGTTTCTTGGGCCGAAGAACTGTTTTGAAATTCAGAAGAACCTGGATACGGACATCGCAATGGTGCTGGACGAATGCCCTCCATACCCCTGTGAGCGGGAAGAGTGCGAAGCCGCAGTGGCACGCACGATTCGTTGGGCAGGTGAGTTCCTCGAGCATGCAACCGAAGATGGCTTCATTGAATCGGGGCACCATGTGTTCGGAATTATTCAAGGCTCGATCTATGATGACCTGCGTCAGCATTGTGGCCGTGAATTGGCGAAAATGGATTTCCCAGGCTATGCGATCGGTGGCGTGAGTGTCGGCGAGCCCGAGGAGGAAATGATTCGTCAAGTGGCAGCAACTGCGCCGGTCATGCCGAAAGAGAAGCCACGCTATGTGATGGGAGTCGGCACGCCGCCACAGCTTTTGAAGATGGTCGGTCTGGGAATGGACATGTTTGACTGTGTGATGCCTACGCGTCTTGCGCGTCATGCCTCGGTCTTTACTCCAGACGGTGTGTTGAATCTTAAGAATGAGCGTTTCAAGCATGATCCGAATCCGATCATGGAGGCGGATAATTATACGTGTAAGAATTTCAGTCGCGCGTATTTGCGGCACCTCGTCATGGCGAAGGAGTTGTTGGCGCACACGCTACTGTCGATTCACAACACCCACTTCTTCTTGGATCTAATGGAGCAGGCACGCGCGCATATTGAAGCCGATGATTACGCAGAGTGGAGCGCGGCTTGGATCGAACGCTACAACGCGGGCGGAAAGTAG
- a CDS encoding recombination protein O N-terminal domain-containing protein yields the protein MSKPAVTERALVLRIAPSGESYLKVDILTAESGTFLCLKRLSKAKHQTAAPDLFDTADIHLETSKQGTARFVNDYQLVHRRSHIGQSYRKLQHASDFCALIAQNGPHMADHAALYQITERTLNAFAERDLPSIVFLKAVYILLKDEGYPVRESWWPQLPQHLREVAKQLINQPTPNTAEPEHLEACTQITRHLCHWLRRETDLMLPSVLQ from the coding sequence ATGAGCAAGCCTGCCGTAACCGAGCGCGCCCTCGTGCTGCGTATCGCTCCCAGCGGAGAGTCCTACCTAAAGGTCGACATCCTCACAGCAGAGAGCGGCACCTTTCTCTGCCTCAAGCGACTCTCAAAAGCGAAGCACCAAACTGCCGCGCCCGACCTGTTCGACACTGCAGACATCCACTTGGAAACATCGAAACAAGGCACCGCTCGTTTCGTCAACGACTACCAACTCGTGCACCGACGCAGCCACATCGGCCAATCCTATCGCAAACTGCAGCACGCCTCCGACTTCTGCGCACTCATCGCCCAGAACGGTCCACACATGGCCGACCACGCTGCGCTTTACCAAATCACCGAGCGCACCCTCAATGCCTTTGCCGAACGCGACCTACCAAGCATCGTCTTTCTCAAAGCAGTCTACATACTGCTCAAAGACGAAGGCTATCCCGTCCGCGAATCCTGGTGGCCACAACTGCCGCAACACCTACGCGAAGTTGCCAAGCAACTCATCAATCAACCCACACCTAACACCGCCGAGCCCGAACACCTCGAAGCCTGCACCCAGATTACACGACACCTGTGCCATTGGCTCCGTCGCGAAACAGATCTGATGTTGCCAAGTGTGCTACAGTAG
- a CDS encoding transposase, translating into MDYQYLNPFVEVDKTAANLPHWRQEHVTYFVTFRLADSVPQSKLSDWKLARDRWLCNNPKPHDDQQRAEYYELFSARMERWLDAGEGSCVLKREACRRVVEEALRHFDGERYDLGESVVAANHVHVLVCPREPHFLSEILHSWRSYSANQINLLIGRSGALWQKEYYDHILRSAHAAYRIEQYIQRHAEYR; encoded by the coding sequence ATGGACTACCAATATCTGAATCCATTTGTCGAGGTGGACAAGACTGCTGCAAATTTGCCGCATTGGAGGCAGGAGCACGTGACCTATTTTGTAACTTTTCGCCTGGCTGATTCGGTGCCTCAATCCAAATTGAGCGATTGGAAGTTGGCGCGGGATCGGTGGCTTTGTAATAACCCGAAGCCACATGATGATCAGCAGCGGGCTGAGTATTATGAATTGTTTTCAGCTCGTATGGAGCGCTGGCTTGATGCTGGAGAGGGTAGTTGCGTGTTAAAGCGGGAGGCGTGCCGCCGAGTCGTTGAAGAGGCTTTGAGGCATTTTGATGGTGAGCGTTATGACTTGGGCGAGTCAGTGGTCGCGGCGAACCATGTGCATGTTTTAGTTTGTCCTCGTGAGCCGCATTTCCTGTCGGAGATTCTCCACAGTTGGAGGTCGTATTCTGCGAATCAGATCAATCTATTGATCGGGCGTTCAGGTGCTTTATGGCAGAAGGAATATTATGATCATATTCTCCGTTCTGCGCATGCTGCATATCGTATCGAGCAATATATACAAAGGCATGCCGAGTATCGGTAG